The Aspergillus oryzae RIB40 DNA, chromosome 5 genome segment AATACGCATCACGTGCAGGCACGCTATGGCCGTTAACTCCGAGGGCGGTGAGGACAGAGGCCTCGATCGTTGCGCAATCGTTGGCCAATTGCGGGGCTCGATTTTCTCAACCCCGCGGACCATTGGCTTGCggtcctttttttcttgattcaTCCACAGCTGCTCTTCTCTGTTCCTGAAGTATCTTCTCCACCGGTAATTGGAAATCATCTTAAGTATCATCCTTTGAAACAAAGTCAGAACCACAAGTCACGATGAAGGCATACTGGTACGACAACAAGCCGGTACGTTCAACAACTCCGAAGACGCTGCCCGCCGCCGTCAGGATCACAATAGGAGGACGGTAGCTAATCTCGTCACAGGGTGACCAGCGCGAGCCCCATGACTCTGGACGTCCTGTCTCCAAAGACTACCTCGCTTCTCTCGGAGTTTTCTACCGCTACTGCCCTGATATCGAGTCTGTCAATGCTTTGGCCAAGGAGCGCGGATATAAGAACCGCGATGAGGTGTGCGTTTCTCCACAGACCATGGGCGATGTGTACGAGTCGAAGGTGAAGATGTTCTTTGCTGAGCACCTTcacgaggatgaggaaatcCGGTACATCCGCGATGGTGAGGGTTACTTCGATGTGCGCggtcaggatgatgaatgggtCCGTATCCAGCTCAGCAAGGACGACCTAATCATCCTTCCTGCCGGTATCTACCACCGATTCACAACCGACGAGAAGAACGTGAGTTTGTGTCAGTTGTCTCAGATTACGTCTAGCTGCTGACTATGTATTTGTAGTATGTTAAGGCTATGCgcctcttccaggaagaaccTAAGTGGACGCCTCTGAACCGTAGCGAAGATGTCGATACCAACCCCCACCGGAAGACATATCTTGGAACTCTCAGCACAAGTGCTGTGGCTGCAAAGTAAACGGGTGGCTTGCTAGGACCAGGGGCCAAAGTATGGATATTGGGAAGGCTCGATATGTTCCATGATCTACATCTTTCCAGGTGATTGGCATGGCTACATTTGATGATTGAATGTGTATATATCAAAGCAATGAGATTCATGATGAGCATTCAGTTCCGCTATGCACACGTAGTACACAAAAATACACGCGCTTATTATGTGAAAAGATCCTCTTTGTGAAAACATATGTTAGTACACATCAGCAAAATTAAGCCATTAGTTAGCGGCCGCACCTCCAGGTAAAGTGCCGGGCATGTGAAAGTCATCACTCATGCCACCACCGCTCCCCTCTCGGGTCATGCTATGGCTGCGAAATCCACCTGTCTCGACATTAAAACTACTCGTTCGTGAGACACTGTCGAACGGTGGCCGTGCCCCCAATCCTCGGAATCTCAGCCCGTCTGGCTCCCTACCGATGTCATCGGCTCGAAGTGAGTTCCCCATATCGGCAGACATAGCGGACCGTGATGCTGCGTTAGAGCCAGTCTCAGAATCTTCCCCTGTCCGTACGCCTGTCCGGCCCATGCGAGGCCAGAGATCGGGCAAGCCTACCACCTGCACTCGGGGTTCTACCACCCGTTCCTCGAACCATGAATGAACACGAGCCTCCACCAATTGAGCGACTTTGGGTACATCCTGAAGCCTGCTACGGGAGCCAATAAGTGACCGCACTGAGAGGTCAAGTCGATAAtcaggaagaaatgaaaatgcGACGTTGCTTTTCGGGCTGGTCTTTGGTGGAGACTCTTCTTGTGCGTTCGGTGCCTCTTGAGTAGGCTCTCTTGACCCATTGGTAGGGTGTGTTCCTGCATTGACAGCCCCATCTGCAGTGGGGGGTGACGGTGAGGGTGACGGTGTGTGAAGGGGAGGCGTGGATGCTGGGACCAGAGATATGCACAATGTCCCTGAAAATCGTACAACGGAAATAGACAGAGCCACTGGGAGAATGGCTGAGCAAGGTTTGGGGTAGTTCAATAAAAGGGAGGTCTCTACAGCAATAGAGAGATTGTCATCACTCAAGTCGACGTCTAACAATGCCTGAAGCCTTCCACCGTCAGAGTTGGGGTCGTCCACAGCAATGATGCGGCAATTGCTGAATATTGGGAACTCTTCGCCTAAGGATATATCTGTCACTGCGATCTTGTCTATGAAGGAAGGCTTTTTTTCTGGGTTGTTCAATGCGGCAGTCAGCGAGCTGAGGATCGAGGATGTAGGGTCATCCTTCAACAAATACGCCGTTTGCCTGTACTGTGCAATAGTTTGTGCGATCAATACATTAAACCAATCCAGTGATTCCGGCTGATGGGAGGAATGGTGGATTCTATGGCGGCCGTGCTTCCCCGAGGGATTCGTAGGTATAGCACTGTAGTAGGTTTTCCGAAGAATGGATCGAGTGTTGGTAGCGGACGACGGCACCGGACGAAGAACGTTGGACGTAGAGGGTTTTTCCCTCAGTGATCTAGAGGTTCCCTCATTGGGGTTGATGGTGTAGATCGAATTGGAGCGTCTGTGGGTTGAGGCGCGGTGAGAAAGGCCGCGGGACGGCGGTGGAGGAGCTTCGCCGAATATGAAGAACTTGATGAAGGCACCGATCAGTAGTACAACGGAGAGCTGTCCGAGAAGAAATCCCTGAGTGAAGGATAGACTTCATTGCTTCATTAGTTTATCAGTAGAGCAATGCCAGGGCGTCTACTCAAATGACGTACGAGGATTGCGCCGGAACGGCCGAGGGTTCATCTAATCAATTCGGCACGGTTAGCCATAAAAAATTGAACTGTAAGTTGGGAGAAACAAGGGCGCACTTTGCTGAAATGTCATTTTCAGCCACTGTCGACCTTAATGACTGGTCATCACCCATCGCTGCACCAGCGTCAGTAGAAGGTGGGTGTGTGGTGAAGTACAAAAGAGGTTGGAGTTGGAGGGTTTGACTTCCGCAAGCAATTTGATTTAGACTCTCGACTAGTCCGGACTAGCGCCAGATCTTCTTATCGGGATTGATTATCAGAACTTATCGTTCTCTTTTCGATGTATGTACCAGCAAACACAAGAACATGGAACAGGGAATCAGGGACAAAGAGTAATATACCCACTTTATCTGCAGTGTCGGAGGaagttccttttctttgctacGGCGAATATTAAAGACTTTCAAACCAAAGACACGTTTGTGGCCTGCCTAGTGGATAATGACAGCTGTCAACATGCCCGTAAACTAAACGCCACCACAGCTACCACGTATACAAAGCTCCACTTCTCGTCAATCTTTTCACGAAACCATCCAGCTGTCATCGCTTGGTTTACGTCTGAACTATGTATTCAATAAACTTACAGACATTcctgtctttccttcttcttgcgcttcctGTCCTCTCATATGGCAGGAATCCTCCAGGCAACAATGccatccttctctccaatgTGCAGACGTTGACTCTGCGCGGAAATCGTCTTACAACCTCTCGCCGTGTTGATCCCATCCCCCAATTACAATGCACTGGGCCATCAAAGAGGATATGTGACCTGTATCCCATCGATGTGATGCGATGCAGCAATGCTGGCTACGActatgatgaagaagacgtCCAGTGGACCTGTACCGCATCCCTCCCCCAAGAGTTCAAGCTTGGTTCTACAGATGTTGTCTGCGAGGGATACCGAAATGCAGATGACAAGTGGGTACTGAAAGGCAGCTGCGGTGTAGAGTATCGACTATTATTGACAGAACTTGGAGAGCGGAAATTTGGACGTGTACGCGAAGAAACTAGGCCTAGAATGCCGTTGAACAACAATGAGAACGGCATGGCTTCACTAGGAGATATACTCTTTTTTGGGCTCATGGGTGCGGTCTTCTTGGTGATTCTGGTAGCCATATATAATGACTGTTCTGATTCGCGAGGAAACCGAAGAGGCCGCACCCCTGGTCGTGGGTTTGgcggcggaggtggtgatggtggtggtggtggtcccTATCCTGGGCCTCCACCACCCTATAGCAGCTGTCCGGATAGTAGTTCTTTCACATCGGCACCTACTGGGCAAGGCTGGAGACCCGGCTTCTGGACAGGTGCCCTTGGTGGTGCCGCGGCTGGCTATCAGtatgggagaagaaatcgtCACGAATATCCTTCTGCTGGCCGGCGAGCGACTTCCTTCGGCAGATGGAATGATGCAAGTGatcctggagaaggcagcCCGCGGTCCCGTTCTCCTCAGTTCTCTACTCCGACTACAAGTACAGGGTTCGGTTCAACGAGGCGTCGGTGATACTGGGCCAAGTTTATCTCAGGGTCTTAAAATCTGTCGCGCAACAAGTTATATACTCTAGCGATTTGCCCGAAACCATGCTAGACAAAAGGAATACCAGTCCATGAGTCGGGAATCAGAAAGCCATGACCCGCGAAGAAACGGAGCATACCGATATGAACGGTAACTAGGCCGGGAAATAATAGAAAGAAGCATAAGGATATGAAGGCAGAGCAAACAGTAGTAGAACTGAACCTCCTCGCCAACCACCGTGATAACAACACCGGATTAGGGATATCGGAAACGCCGCAAACGCCTATCATCAGTATCACATTAGAGGCCAACACCAGTCTAAATCATATCAATCAAGAGAAGCATTATATTTCAAGGAAAGTCATCAATAGTGCCCAAaatttcttcatttccccCACTCGTATTCTTAGCGGCTTGCTTCCTGCTATTGCGTTTGCTCTTGACAGGTGCAGTGCCTTGCTCTGGAGAATGATTAGCACCTGCGGCACCATCTGGATTGTTAGTCAGCTCCTCTTGAGCCTGCTTTTCTTTAGCATGTTGATCCTCAAtccgtttcttctcctcatctaGTTCTTGTTGAATGATCCTGGGATCGTCATAGATGGTGTTGGTCATCTCCGAGTAGGTCGTAATGTCAACAGCTTCCCGCGGTCCAAGTAGTGTGTCCTTAATCCGTCCCGGGGCTCGGCGCTCTTCATTGTTGAACTTCAACTTGATCTGGCGCCTGGACCTCCCCGGAAATAGTTTGCTGATCATCATAAAGTCAGTACCGAACATGCGCAAGCCTCGATAAAATAGATCCGTCATTTCTTCATCCCAAGATTCGGTTTTGGAGCGCTTTCCAAATGACGCCTGATTGACTTTTCGGGTAAGATGGTTTTCTacaacatcctccagctcccCGGCGTTTCTTGCTGCATCCGCATGACGGTCGACTTGGAGCGATGCCGCATCGAGCACAATCTCCCCGTTCACGATTCTCATAACTGGTCCGTTCTGTGCCTTTTGGTCGCCTGAATTGCTTGTTTCCAGTGCTGGCGTCGCTGCACTTTCGTTCTCTTTGATGGGGGTCTGCTCGGTATTATCCGCATCCTGTTGTGCTTTCTGCTTGCGTTCCAGCTCAGCCAACTCCATCTGGCGCAGTTCAGTTTCTCGCTTAGAGATCTTTCCGGTCCGTAAGTCCTTGCACAGTTCCGACATCTTGACAATACCAGGCGCAATCTGGACAGCCTCAGAGCCTTCAGGGGTCGGCTCGCGCTTCTTACGAGCAGCTCGAGgtttcctttctctcgtCCTGGTCGTGGTATCTCCACCATTAACATCTTTGGACGGCTTTCGTTTTCTTGACTTTGTTGTCTTTCGATTCTGTTCCGCGGGAGGCTGCGATTCTGTGGTATCCCGACTCTCTGTAGTCTCCTCATTCGTCGAGGTCTGTGTAGCCGGCGGAGTAGCTAGCTGAGGAGGCCCGGTGAGCCGCTGAGACTCCAAAGCTGGGGTTGCAGGTTCGGCATTAGTCTTTTGACGCTTGGAGGGCCGGGCTTCGGCCGGGGTTTCAGCAACCAGAGATGGCTCCTCGTTAACTAGTGTCTCTGAGAGTTGAGGCTCTTCTACCGGGGCTCGATCTTCCCCCGATTCATCAGGCGCTACTTCAATGGAAAGTAGTGGCGTGGGCTCAGCAGGGGTTGCATTAGGAGGCTGTGAAAGAGTAAATGCGGAGAATGAAGGCTTTCGCTTTGGGCGAGGAATTGAAATCGCCGTAGCGGCGGCCTTGGGCGTCGCAGTTGCTGTGACGGTTGCTGTCGCAGGGGGTGTTGGTACCACGTCCTTTTCATTAGGCGTCTCTGCGTCTGGAGCTGGTGTCTcaagagaaggggaaggcTCAGCAATCGAAGCAGGTTCGGGAGTTGCAGTTTGTGTTGGTGGCtgaggagtttgagaagCCGATACCTGAGATGCGACACTGGGTCTTCTAGGGGCTGCAGCCGGAGCTGGAGCAGCGCGTCGGACTGGCGCCTTGGGGGCGAATTTCTTGCCCGACTTATCTGTCGTTGGAAGTCATTAGCGCAAAGAAATAACGCGAGATGCTGACAGAAGGTGCAGGAGCGCAAATAACTTACTAATTGCAGAACTCGAAAAGGACTTCATTGTCACCGATGTCAGTCATAGCTGAAGGCGGAgtgggaagaggagaagcctTGAAGGTGTTTTAGTCCGAAGACTTGAGTTGACAATAGTCGTAGTCGAGGAAGATAGGTGATAATGCAGGCAAAAGTCTAGATGCTGCGGTGCCTTGAACTCCTGGGGAAAGTGGGCGCAGTCACGTGGGAGGCGCTAGGGCGGCGCTAATTCCCAGGCCGAAAATCCTCCTGGATTCAACCAATCTTGCTTATCTTGACTGCTTTCATCCCTCCATCCTAACAACGTTTCCCTATTCCCACGGTCGGATACTGCTGCGGCTCTCACCACCATATCGTTGCTGCTCAGTGGTGACGGCTTTACTATCCTTATGCCTTTTTAGCCACTGATGCCGGTCGCCGAAGCATCCCCCGTCGCATCCTCCGAGCCCGGTTTCGTCAAGATGGAAGACCGGAAGAGAGCTGCCACGTCTGATCACAATGATTCGGCACcaccattgaagaagcaagcgACTTCTGTCAATGGTGGTAGCAAGCCTCACCCAGATGCTGATATGCCCTGGAAAGATGACTTGGAGGTGAGTTTAGGATTAGCCGGCGTAGTAGGATTCATGTCATTCCAGGGGGGCCTTAGATATCCCTCGAGCGCAGAGCCCACCACGTCGTTGACTATAGTATTTAATACTAACCCTTGGTCCCAAAATTAGCGATTCCAGAAGGATGCGATATGGCGCCAAATGCAGGAGTACAAGCGTGAGAAGGTCTCCTTGGAGGCCAAATTAAAGGACATGTCGAAAGCCGCTACTCGCCATAACGAACACCTGCGCGTCATCGATACATGGTATAATCAGGTCTGTGGATCAACGGTTCTTATCATGGCGGTGTCACCAACTAACAGTTCCAAAAGTTGATTGATGAGGTCAAATTGCTCCTGGGCGCTGCGGAGGATATCAAGGGAGATCGGCCCACATTTCAAAGTTCTTTATCATTCGACGATGTCGACAATTTTGAGAAACATTTGAAATCGCGGTCTAATGATATACGTGACATCATCTCTCGCCTTGTAAAAAATACGCCAAAATCCCCACCTGAAATATGTGAGTTACAGAGTCAGCTCGCCAAGAAACtagcagaagagaaagctaCTATCGCCGAACTCGACAAAGCTTTATCTGAGAAGCAGCAATTAGAAGAAAGCCTAGAAGAAGCCTCCTTACGGTACATGGTagccgagaagaagttggaccGTGCACGGAGTTTGACGGTCGCCAAACTGGAGAAGCAATATATCCTAGGCCCCCAGCGACCTGGGGGTGACAGTGCGTCCGGTCAACGAGAGGAACAATCGGTATCGAATGGTGCGACACCTAGTGCCGAACGTGGCCCTGAACTAGACGAAGCACATAATAAGCTAGTAGCCATCTCcgaaaagcagaaagaacaACTACAGAAGCTGGAGACCGAGAATGCCAACTTGCTGAGCCAAATTACTGACTTAAATATCAAGGTAAGTCATCTTTCCTCTTATGGCCCGTCGAGAGCCATTCAGAACTGACTTGTTGGGAAAGCGTTCGAAACTTACCGATGATGATTATGCGCATACGGACCTGTTCAAGCAAATGCGATCTCAATATGATGATGTCGTGAAACGGATAAATCATTTGGAGGCAACTAATGTGCAACTACGCGAAGAAGCCGTGAAACTGCGATCGGAACGCACTGCATACCGCAATCAGGTTGACGAAGAAACGCAAAATGTTATcgctgagaaggaagcgcAGTTGATACGGGCCGAGACGGATTTGGCGCGGATACGGAATGCACGTGATGAATTGTTGGCCGATCAGCAGATGCGGAAGGCTGCtcaggaacaagagaaaacagcTGTTCTGAAGGTCCAGGAACTCGCGGAGGCCAGAAATGCTCAGATTGCTTCTCTAGAGTCGGAGGTTGAACGACTTCGTTTGCAAGTGGAAAACGCAAAAGCCACACAAGCGGATTCCAGCGACATTCCAGTCGAGGAGTTGCGCGGCAAGTACCAGGTACTCGAACGCCAATATGCAATGCTGAACACCGAATTAACCTCCATGCAAACTGCCTGCAAGAAATACTCTACTCTAGCTTCACAGAAAGTTACAGATTTTAGTGCgttggaagagaagatggcgCGCTTGACTGCGGAGAAATCCAAGGCCGACCAGAAATACTTCGCCGCAATGAAGAGCAAGGAGGCCCGTGATTTGGAGGTGCGGACCCTGAGGATGCAGAACTCGAAGAGCTCAGATATTGTTTCGCAGTTGAAGGAATCCGAAGCCGCTACACGTTCATTGTTGGCGAATATGGAGAAGCAAGTTAGTGAGACAAAGGAAGCATTGAACTCTATGATGAACAAGCACCATGCTACACAGCAGCAGCTGGCAGAGAATGGCATCGTCATAGAAGGCTTAAAGGGACAGATTAATGAACtgaagacattgtcaacGTCCAAGGATGCAACTCTGGCAAGCACTTCCAGTGCCTGTCGGCAAGCCGAGACAGAGATCGAAGGGTTGAAGGCAACACTTGCGGATACCAAGAAAAGCCTGGATAAttggaagaacaagagcctGGGAAATTCATCATCGGAATATGAGATGCTGAGGGTAAAATTACCTTGCTTCCCCACTTGCCTACAGGATATCACAGCTGACTCGAACATAAGACACTAGCACTTTGTACCGTTTGTCGCAGGAACTTCAAGAATACCGCAATCAAAACCTGCGGCCACGTTTTCTGCAAAGACTGCGTCGAAGAGCGCCTTACTTCTCGTTCTCGAAAGTGCCCGAATTGCAACCGATCGTTCGGAAATAATGACTATATGCACATTACCCTCTAGGATCTTTGTTCTTGGCCTAATTTCGCAAATTCTTTTTGTACCATAGTTTCTTCCCCACTTTTCGTTCTATTCTCCCAATTCCCCCTTTTCGAGTTATCTCTTTTATTaccctttcctctttgccTTCTCGAATCCACTTTTGTCCCCCCTGAATCATGGAAAAGGTCACGGTGCGGTGTTTTGCTATGCGGTTTAGCAGGATAGGTTTCCAAGAGGGACCGGCGTTCaacttgtttcttttctctttgcatATTGGCCAGTCAATGGCGGATCTCAGGTCTTCGGGgtttcttgttcatttgaTTTCTCACGTTCTGTTCCCTTGTTCCCTTCTGGGAAAGGGATTTTCTTGGATACCCACTACAGTGTTCCCTGTGGCATCTGGGTGGGAGGGCATGTGTTGTAGGATTAGCTTGGAAGTtatggatgaggaaagagatgaagaatgcagcAGAACGGAGTCATGTCAACCATGACCATCCAAAGACAATCAGCACGCTGTTATAGAATTGTATTCATTATGAATTAAATATCCTGCTGTACAAGAGTTCATGCCGTCCAACCCAGAGATCTAACGGGGGTACCACTTGACCCGCATCTTCTACGGGCGTATCCCACTCTCGGTCTATCCGTTCTATTATCATATCTTGTAGGCCTTTACTGGCTAAAATAGCCTGTGCTTGATATGGCCCCATCACGGAGGCCCGCACCGCAGCACTTAAGACTGCCTTGGCATGGTTCAACATGAAGACATATGCTGTCTGGCGAGCATCCATGCCCATAGCCAGACAAACAATTCCCCATAAGGGTGCAAAGTGACCCTTGGGACCCAAGTCATCTGCTGTGTCAGAACACGACTTGAGAGCGTCCGAGAAGTCCTCAATGGCTTTGGCCGCCTCGGAAGCAGTAACGCCTTCCAAAAACGGTCCAGAAACATACGTTCCGCGGAACGCCCGTTCCCAGACACCGATCAAAGCCCTCCCTTGCGCGATACTCGCTCGCTGCGCCACGACACATGGCGTTGAGGCATCCATATCATTATCCAATGTTTCTAGGTCTTCTGGGTGTCGGTATGCCGCAAGAACGTATGGTATTGACGTGCTTGCCATTGATGTGATCGATAGTTTTAAAAAGCAATTAAAGGATGCAGTGGGTGTGACctttggaggaagaggtttaTTATGCGCGAGATAAGATTCGAGACCGCTAGAATAGGCAAATGAACCCAATGGGAGGGCAGAGTCCGATAGCAGGAATAAGGCATGACTGGAAAGTAATTGGATCGTGTCTGGAAGTGAGAGGTCAGCATTGGCCGCCGCAATGTCCTGCAACTCATTTCGCATACCTTGGGGAAGAGGCACGTATGAATCTCCGTCAGGCTCCTGGCCGGAGGCCAACGCTAGACGAGCTTTGGCATTCTGTAGACGATATTCGAGATCATAGATCTCTTTCTCCAAAGCTTGAGGACTCGATTTCGTGATCATTGAGAcgtatgtactatgtagaGTTgaggaatgggaatgggGAGGAAATTCGAAGCACCAGATGAAGGGCCGCCACTTCCTTATCTACTACGGATTTAGTTCGCCGATAAGGAACGGAATCGCCCGATCTAGCGGTAAACGGTGGCAAAAAAACGGGTCTCGGCGACCGGCTTCGGGACTTCTCGTATCGAGCCAGCAGCAAACTGTTGGTCAACCTATGACAAATTGCGCCCGTTCGTCATGCGAGCTCATTAGACCGGACACAAAACTGATATTCTAGGATTTATACTATGTCTGGAAGGCGTCTTCTGGACGCTATCCAAGTTCTCAATGTCGCTAAATCCGTTGCAACGAAACACCTGGCGGTGCGCCAGCGCCAGTTAGATTTGTTTACGAGGACCTCGTCTCTCACCAAGGGCATCAAAGAGCAGGCCGACGGCCTCGTACTCACCGCTCAAGCAGCCGCAGCTTTGGCCAGTCGATTCAATGAGCCCAATCCCTCCGAATCGACGCCGAGGGCTCAGACCCAAAGCGCGACCGAGTCTCGCCGTGCGGCGAATGCCTCTGCCGACGACGCAAGGAGATCACAACGACAGGCGGAGTCCCAGATTCCTTCGACGACGGCGGCATACAGTGGAAATGAAAGGTCCGGTGACTTGAACGTCAGTTCACAGCAGGATGTGTTCTACCAACCGTCCCAGAAGGCAGGGTCCGAGTTATCTGGACTTCCTAGTACGACATTGCCCAAGGCTGCAAGTGTTACCCAGAGTGGTTTAGTCAATGAGATCAATGCGGATGTATTTCATTCGTCGGTGGATGCCGAGAAGGTCACGTCGCCTGCGCAGGAGCAGGAAATTCCAGACGAGGTCATGAATCAACTCTTTCGTAGCCCTAAGGTCGCCAAGTCGATTTCTCGGAGAGGTGATGCGAACATGAACAAAGGCGAACTCAAAACTGCCAGATCATCCACACGCACagtcgaggaagatgacataGAGAAGCTCGGAAATAGTATTGCAGATGATATAGTTTCGACCAACTCCCAGGTTCGTAGTGTCATTTACCTGAGAAGGAAGGATATCTATGCTA includes the following:
- a CDS encoding transcription factor TFIIIB subunit BDP1 (transcription initiation factor TFIIIB, Bdp1 subunit), with translation MKSFSSSAINKSGKKFAPKAPVRRAAPAPAAAPRRPSVASQVSASQTPQPPTQTATPEPASIAEPSPSLETPAPDAETPNEKDVVPTPPATATVTATATPKAAATAISIPRPKRKPSFSAFTLSQPPNATPAEPTPLLSIEVAPDESGEDRAPVEEPQLSETLVNEEPSLVAETPAEARPSKRQKTNAEPATPALESQRLTGPPQLATPPATQTSTNEETTESRDTTESQPPAEQNRKTTKSRKRKPSKDVNGGDTTTRTRERKPRAARKKREPTPEGSEAVQIAPGIVKMSELCKDLRTGKISKRETELRQMELAELERKQKAQQDADNTEQTPIKENESAATPALETSNSGDQKAQNGPVMRIVNGEIVLDAASLQVDRHADAARNAGELEDVVENHLTRKVNQASFGKRSKTESWDEEMTDLFYRGLRMFGTDFMMISKLFPGRSRRQIKLKFNNEERRAPGRIKDTLLGPREAVDITTYSEMTNTIYDDPRIIQQELDEEKKRIEDQHAKEKQAQEELTNNPDGAAGANHSPEQGTAPVKSKRNSRKQAAKNTSGGNEEILGTIDDFP
- a CDS encoding DUF1183 domain protein (predicted protein), producing the protein MRCSNAGYDYDEEDVQWTCTASLPQEFKLGSTDVVCEGYRNADDKWVLKGSCGVEYRLLLTELGERKFGRVREETRPRMPLNNNENGMASLGDILFFGLMGAVFLVILVAIYNDCSDSRGNRRGRTPGRGFGGGGGDGGGGGPYPGPPPPYSSCPDSSSFTSAPTGQGWRPGFWTGALGGAAAGYQYGRRNRHEYPSAGRRATSFGRWNDASDPGEGSPRSRSPQFSTPTTSTGFGSTRRR
- the mmm1 gene encoding ERMES complex subunit MMM1 (predicted protein) produces the protein MGDDQSLRSTVAENDISANLSFTQGFLLGQLSVVLLIGAFIKFFIFGEAPPPPSRGLSHRASTHRRSNSIYTINPNEGTSRSLREKPSTSNVLRPVPSSATNTRSILRKTYYSAIPTNPSGKHGRHRIHHSSHQPESLDWFNVLIAQTIAQYRQTAYLLKDDPTSSILSSLTAALNNPEKKPSFIDKIAVTDISLGEEFPIFSNCRIIAVDDPNSDGGRLQALLDVDLSDDNLSIAVETSLLLNYPKPCSAILPVALSISVVRFSGTLCISLVPASTPPLHTPSPSPSPPTADGAVNAGTHPTNGSREPTQEAPNAQEESPPKTSPKSNVAFSFLPDYRLDLSVRSLIGSRSRLQDVPKVAQLVEARVHSWFEERVVEPRVQVVGLPDLWPRMGRTGVRTGEDSETGSNAASRSAMSADMGNSLRADDIGREPDGLRFRGLGARPPFDSVSRTSSFNVETGGFRSHSMTREGSGGGMSDDFHMPGTLPGGAAAN
- a CDS encoding urease accessory protein UreF (predicted protein), with product MITKSSPQALEKEIYDLEYRLQNAKARLALASGQEPDGDSYVPLPQGMRNELQDIAAANADLSLPDTIQLLSSHALFLLSDSALPLGSFAYSSGLESYLAHNKPLPPKVTPTASFNCFLKLSITSMASTSIPYVLAAYRHPEDLETLDNDMDASTPCVVAQRASIAQGRALIGVWERAFRGTYVSGPFLEGVTASEAAKAIEDFSDALKSCSDTADDLGPKGHFAPLWGIVCLAMGMDARQTAYVFMLNHAKAVLSAAVRASVMGPYQAQAILASKGLQDMIIERIDREWDTPVEDAGQVVPPLDLWVGRHELLYSRIFNS
- a CDS encoding acireductone dioxygenase (Ni2+-requiring) (uncharacterized conserved protein, contains double-stranded beta-helix domain) — translated: MKAYWYDNKPGDQREPHDSGRPVSKDYLASLGVFYRYCPDIESVNALAKERGYKNRDEVCVSPQTMGDVYESKVKMFFAEHLHEDEEIRYIRDGEGYFDVRGQDDEWVRIQLSKDDLIILPAGIYHRFTTDEKNMSIPTPTGRHILELSAQVLWLQSKRVAC
- a CDS encoding E3 ubiquitin-protein ligase BRE1 (E3 ubiquitin ligase involved in syntaxin degradation); translated protein: MPVAEASPVASSEPGFVKMEDRKRAATSDHNDSAPPLKKQATSVNGGSKPHPDADMPWKDDLEVSLGLAGVVGFMSFQGGLRYPSSAEPTTSLTIKDAIWRQMQEYKREKVSLEAKLKDMSKAATRHNEHLRVIDTWYNQVCGSTLIDEVKLLLGAAEDIKGDRPTFQSSLSFDDVDNFEKHLKSRSNDIRDIISRLVKNTPKSPPEICELQSQLAKKLAEEKATIAELDKALSEKQQLEESLEEASLRYMVAEKKLDRARSLTVAKLEKQYILGPQRPGGDSASGQREEQSVSNGATPSAERGPELDEAHNKLVAISEKQKEQLQKLETENANLLSQITDLNIKRSKLTDDDYAHTDLFKQMRSQYDDVVKRINHLEATNVQLREEAVKLRSERTAYRNQVDEETQNVIAEKEAQLIRAETDLARIRNARDELLADQQMRKAAQEQEKTAVLKVQELAEARNAQIASLESEVERLRLQVENAKATQADSSDIPVEELRGKYQVLERQYAMLNTELTSMQTACKKYSTLASQKVTDFSALEEKMARLTAEKSKADQKYFAAMKSKEARDLEVRTLRMQNSKSSDIVSQLKESEAATRSLLANMEKQVSETKEALNSMMNKHHATQQQLAENGIVIEGLKGQINELKTLSTSKDATLASTSSACRQAETEIEGLKATLADTKKSLDNWKNKSLGNSSSEYEMLRTLALCTVCRRNFKNTAIKTCGHVFCKDCVEERLTSRSRKCPNCNRSFGNNDYMHITL